GCGCCAAATACCTGTGGCTCATTTTATTTTTTTCCTCATACGGCATCTCGGCATATGTTTTATTATAACCTTTTGGCTGAAAAATAGGATCCCACCCAAACCTTTCTCCTGCGGGTTTTACAATGTTGCCCTCTACGTCTCCTTCAAAAAAATGGATATTATCTTCGCCGTTCGCGTATCCTACTATCAATTTAGCTGTCGCTTTTGTGTTATCCAGTTTATTTACAAAGTCATATATACCCTCAGCACCCAGAGACTGTAAAAACCATTTTATAAAAGGTCCGGGAAGCTCCCCTCCCAAAGCGTCAAACACCAAGGACACATCATCCACTATAAATTCCCCTTCGTGGTGGCGCATTGCCTCGTTAAGTTTTGCCTTTATAACATTGTGCGCGTCTATGTCCTGAAGTTCTGGCAGGTCTATATCCAGCTGTTGCATATCAACGTCCAAAATCGCCTTCGCCTCTTCAAACTTATTCTTATTGCTTGTTATAAAATAAAGCATAGTTTTATTTACACAACATTATATCAAACTTTAATACAGAGTTTATTTTATATTTCTTATTTTAACCCTTTATAAAATGATTTTCACTCATTGACATATTTTACTTTCGATTATATAATAATACTACCTATCGTTCTTTAGACAAGGAGTGTCATAATGTCCACATTCGGAACATGCGCGCTATGCAAAAAAGGTGGCAAGGGAGGAGTCTTAACAAGTGGCGATATCTACAATGATGGAAGTCATGTGGGTATCTCCCCTCCTCCACTTGCATTTTATTGCTCAGATTGTACAAAAAAGCATCCCGAAAAAATCCCTAATTTTGAGGATGAGATAGACCGGGCTTTTGCTAAAAAGGGTCTGTGCGGTTTCCTTGAGGCCTATGTGGGTCACTGCAGAAATAGTAAACCATGTGACCTGCACAACGAACAAAAATGCTGGAAATGCAGCAAACCCGCAACGCGCAATTGCACCAGCAGCGCATTGAGCTTTGTGTGTGGAACACCTGAATGCGCGGAACACTCACACTCAGAAACACATTAATGTGCACCTGTTTTTACCAAAAATAACAAATTGTACCTCAAAAACCACGGGTTTAGCCTGTGGTTTTTTAATTATTTCAATCTATAAATTCAAACCTTTTTATTTTTTTGCCATCCAGCTCAACCTCTTCTGTAAACATTTCAAGCGGGCGCGCCCACAAACCGCCCTCGTCATAAAGCGCGCGGTAAACCACTAATTCCTCAAGCGTCTCAGAATGCCGCGCTGTGCCAACAACTTCGTACTCCCCGCCTTTGTAATGCCTGTATTTTCCTAATTTTATTTTTTCCATAAACACTATCCGCCTATGCGAGCACTTCCCCCCGCACTACCCTCATGCTTGTTATGTTCAGGCGCGTCAATAAGCCCGCACTTTTTATATTTGAGTCCGCTACCACAAGGACAGGGGTCATTACGCCCAATGTTTTCAGCATTTTTAGGTTTTGAGCCTTCTGACGATTGCTTACTGTTATCTGTTGTCTGTTTATTAGAAACTATATTCTGTGCCACCCTTTGTGCTGTATGGTCGTGACTATGGTCGTGTTGAATATTTATTTTAAATAAAGAGGTAACTATCTGTGTTCCTATAGATTCCAGTAAAGTGTGGTACAGGTTTATCCCTTCGTTTTTATATTCAACAAGAGGGTCGCGCTGCGCGTATGCGCGAAGCCGCACATCCTGCCGCATATAATTCATAGCATCCAAATGGTCCATCCAAAGCACATCTATACTGCGTAAAACAAGCCATTTTTCCGCTCTGCGCATAGTTTCAGCGCCAACCTGCTCTTCCCGCGCGCGCATGGCGTTTGATATCGCGCCACGCACAAATTCCTCTACTTTTGCGCGCGCTTCTGCCGGGTTTTTAACAGAATCGGCTACTTCTGTAAGTTTTTTGGCAAGGTCGCCTTCCACAGGTAAAATGCCTTCAATGTCCGCGGAGATTTCTTTTATGTTCCACTGCTCTTTATACTCGGCTCCGATATGATAATCAAACATCCGCTTCAAATGGTCTTCAATATATCCCTCAACCACTTTTTTTGTCTCATCTCCTTCTGCCGCCAAAACCTGATCACGTTTTTTATATATAGTTTCTCGGTGCTTGTTTAAAACCTCGTCATAATCAAGCAGTCGTTTTCTTGTATCAAAGTTCATACCCTCTATCTTTCCCTGCGCGCTCTCTATCGCGTTTGAAACTATCTTATTTTCTATCGGCTGGTCTTCAGGTACCTGAAAACGTTCCATTATATTTTGTATCCTGTCTCCTCCAAAGACACGCATAAGTTCGTCTTCCAAAGAAAGGTAAAACTGCGAAGAACCCGGGTCTCCCTGACGCCCCGCCCTTCCCCTTAACTGGTCATCTATCCTGCGTGCTTCGTGGCGCTCAGTTCCCAAAACATGCAAGCCACCCGCATCTTTAACGCGGTTTGCCGCCTCAACATCGGGAGGGTTTCCTCCTAATATAATATCCACTCCACGGCCCGCCATGTTGGTAGCAACTGTTACAGCCCCCTCGCGTCCCGCCTGTGCCACAATAGAACCCTCTCTCTCATGATTTTTAGCGTTTAAAACTTCATGTTTTATGCCCTCTTTTTGCAAAAGACGCCCCAAGTATTCGTTCTTTTCTATGGATGTAGTACCTATTAATATGGGTTGCCCTTTTTCGTTCCTTTCCTTTATGTCGCGTAACAATGCCTTATACTTACCCTCTTCAGATTTAAAAACAAGGTCGGGCATCTCCTTTCGCACAAGTGTTTTATTTGTAGGAACAACTACTATCTGTAGCTCATAAACGCGGTCAAACTCTTCCGCGCTTGTAATAGCGGTTCCTGTCATACCGCTAAGTTTGTCGTACATGCGGAAATAATTCTGGAACGTTATAGATGCTAAAGTGCGAGACTCCTGCTGTACAGACACCCCCTCTTTTGCCTCTATCGCCTGGTGCAAACCTTCCGAGTACCTCCTACCGGGCATCATGCGTCCCGTAAATTCATCTACTATAATAACCTCACCCTCACGCACGACGTAATCCTTATCTTTTGCAAAAATAACATGCGCTTTAAGCGACTGCTCAAGATTATGAACATATCTTATACCTCCTCCCGCCGCGGGGTCGTAAAGGTTCTCAACACCTAAAGATTTTTCAATTTTCTCTATTCCATCCTCAGTTATACTCACCGTCTTTAACTTGTGGTCCACAGTATAATCCTTTTCTTCTTTAAGGCTTGGAACAACCTGCGCGAAAGTTTTATAAAGTTCCGTGCTTTCAGTATCAGGAGTTGAAATTATAAGAGGGGTTCGCGCCTCATCTATTAAAATACTGTCTATCTCATCTATAATTGCAAAATTATGACCACGCCATGAGCCATCGGGCATTTTTCGGGTCTGTACTTTTTCTTCAAGTTTTTGCGCGAGGTTGTCGCGCAGATAATCAAAACCAAACTCATTGTTTGTGCCATAAGTAATATCGGCGGCATATGCATCTCTTCTTTCAGCGGGACGAAGGTACTCATCTTCCACCTTAAACGCACCCAAAGTGTCACGCTCTTCGTCTAATTCCTCGGGGTCTTCTTTCGTATTTTGCGAAGCATATTTCTCATCATAAACATGCGCACCCTGGTTTGTAATAACTCCAACAGTCAGCCCAAGCCCCGCGTACACCTGTCCCATCCAGACAGCGTCACGCTTTGCAAGATAATCGTTTACAGTTATCACATGGACCCCTTCGCCACTTAAAGCGTTAAGATATATCGCGGAAGTGGAAGAAAGTGTTTTTCCTTCACCCGTTTTCATCTCTGCTATTTTTCCCTGGTGCAAAACAATACCTCCCAAAATCTGCACATCGTAATGACGCTGTCCAAGCGTGCGTTTAGCCATTTCCCGCGCAACCGCAAAAGCCTCCGGCAAAATATCGTCCAGAGTCTCCTCTTTTTGCAACCTCTCTTTAAACTCCTCCGTCTTTGTGGCAAGCGCCTCAACAGAAAGAGCTTCTGTTTCCTTTTCCAGCTCGTTTACGCGCCCTACTATCGGCTCCAGTTTTTTAACTGTTTTTTCGTTCGGGTCGCCCACTATTTTTTTAAAAATTGACATGTGTTTAGGTTTTAGGTATTAGGTATTAGGTATTAGTTATTAGGGATTAGGTTTTTCTAATTCCTAACTCCTAATTTCTATTACCTCTTTCTTTTCTTTACTAATTTGCTTATCTCAAACCATATCTGCAAAAGTATCATATCGCGAATGGTATTGCTGGGTTTAGTTACATTTTCAATATCCCCGTTCTTTATCGCGTTTACTGTCGCCTCTATAGTCTTTTCATCGGTGTCCAGATAGGCATAGTTTCTATCCATGTGGTTGTTATACAAATAATGCGTATCGGAGGTCGCCACAAAAGGAAGTTCATTTTTTAACGCGAAACGCATTGCCTTTTTGTTGCGGTTAAATACGCGCGAATAATACCATGAGTGTTCTACCGCGTCATATAAATTAACATATTTTTCAAGATAACCCTTAAGGCTGAAGTTCCCGTAAAAATACGGGTGTGCCGCGATAACAGCTATCTCGCCTCCTCTTTTTTTTCTGTACTCTTTAAGGTCGTCAAATGTAAAAATATCCTCGGCGTCTTTATCCGCGTTTATAACTAAGGTGTGATACCCTTTCCTGTACCCGTTTCGCTTAAGCTTTTTTTCTTCAGCTATTGTAAGCTCTATTCCGGGAATAAGCAAAATGCCCTTTTCCTCGGCATATTCCGCGTGCTCTTTTGTCCAGGCAAAATAATTATGGCAGGTTACAGCCAAAACCTCAAACCCCAGAGAAGAGGCGTGGTCTATCCCTTCCTTTAGTGTATATCCCACAAGGTCATGCGGGTCTTCAGCTGTGTGAAAATGTAAATTTGTTTTTAATCTCATACCAGTTAAGCTCTTATTATATTATACCTATATAAGGTTTTAAGCAAAAAATCCGCTCCGATGTACATCGGAGCGGATATGGTTCAATCAACAAAAAGCGTGAGGCAGCGAACACCCGCGCCACTCTTTTTAAATTCGGAGGTATATACAGGAATAACTTTATAACCAAGTTTTTCCACAAAATAGATAACAGAGAAATATTCCGGCTGGTATCTCACTAGCTCCTTAAATCTCACATCGGTATTCTTGTCCTCTATGGGACGTCCAAGAGCGCTTAGTTCAAAAGACTCTTCACTGTAATTACCAAACGAGACATTCAAAAGGAATGTATCGTCCACAAAAGCACTGTTACAGACAAACTCATCTGCAAGAGAGCTGTGTACTTTTAGCTTTTCCACCTTATAAAGATTCTGTATCTTCTCATTACCCTCATCATTAAAAGCTGCCGGATAATATATAACCCCCTCTTTTTCTGTTCCGCGCAAAGACATAAGGCATGTATCCAAATGGTAAAACTTGTCTCTCATGGCAAGTTTTAAATACACAACAGGTCTTGTCGGTAAAAGCATTCTTCGCAGATACTCTCCCACCTCAGGAGAAGAGCGGGAGCCGTGCCCCAAAAGCAAGTATCCGTTAAGGGCTATAGCGTCTCCCTGTCCCTCAAAAAATACATTGTCGGGCAGTTCAAACACATTTTTACCCAGAGATTTCAGTATTTTTTTGAAAAACTCCTTCTCTCCACGCCTTATGGGCTGGCGGTAATTACTCAAAACATATTCGGCATCCCCCAGTCTTGCGCGACTCGCGCCCCATGCGCCGTTCGCGGTAAATATCATGTCCCAGAACCTGGGCTCCGGCTCCATATCATAAACGGTCAAACCCAGCTTGGTGTAGAGGTTTCTAATCGCCACCCACTGCTTCCACGCTCTCGCGGGTTCTGGCTGGTCGTCGGGGTCCATGCTGCTGTTTTCAATAGCGGGGATTTCATAAAAAGCCGGCGGACACATAATTACCGTCCGCGGCGTCTTGCTGATATTTTCCATATCAGACATAAGGTCCGCCTCCTTTTAAGTTACTAAATATCACAGTACTACATATACAGGCCCTGAACAAGATAAAAAAGAGAAACCCCAGGGGGTTTCTCTTTTTTAAATAAATGGGAAAACCGGTTTTCCCATTTATCTGCCTGCCCCGTTAGATGCGCAGCTATCTAATGGGGTCATATATGTCCTATAAGTCCTACAAGTCCAAGACATATATGTCCCATTGGTCCTATAAGTCCTATCTGTCCAATCTGTCCTATCCGTCCTATAAGTCCTATATGTCCTATTCGTCGTCTCTCTTTACAAGCCTGCTAAAACGCAGCATGCGCTTTAAAGCTCTCTTGCCCTTTTCAGACTGGGCGTTCTTTTTACCTTTAAACTTCTTAATTTGCCTTTGCATGTCATCTTTTGCTTCATCTACCGCTACATACAAGTCCCATTGTTCGCTTACAGAACGTATAACGTGTTTGCTTCCCGGCACTGCCAGGTTTATTTCCGCCCTGTAAAGATCGTCTCCCTTGTTGTGGTGGTTGCTGTCTTTTCCTACTTCCACATCTATTTCAATAGGGTCGTGCTGCCCTTCGTCTGTCGGAGCGTCTCCGATATTCTGTAAAAACTTATCCAGCTCTCCCATTCTTTTTTCAACATAACTCTTAATTGCCTCTGTTAACTCTATGTTTGTAGATTTTATATTTATTCTCATAATTTTTATCCCGATACCGCCCGAATCTTTGATTCGCTTGCGGTATCGTGGATCCTCGACGCTATAACAAAATCAAAGATTTTGATAGCGTCGGGATTCGCTAACACTTACAAAAAATTTTTAAATTTAAAATTTGAAATTCTCTTACGGAGTCTTCGGCGGGCTGAGCGCAACCACCTACCATAACACCCAAACAAGGTGTTAGCCTAAATATTGTATTTCTTCTTCTATTACTATACCGAATTGGTGAAGGACAGATGATTTTACCAGTCCTGCTAATATTGTAACATCTTCCGCTCTCGCTGTCCCGCTCTTGTTAATAATAAAATTGGGATGCTTTTCGCTCACTTCCGCTCCTCCCACACGCTTTAATTTCAATCCTGCCTCATCTATAAAAAACGCTGTAGCTACTTGTCCGTCCCGTATTGCGTGTTCAATATGGGGATACTTTTTTATAATATGCTCTTCTACTTCTTTTAAATCCTTCCGTTTAAAT
The Candidatus Spechtbacterales bacterium genome window above contains:
- the raiA gene encoding ribosome-associated translation inhibitor RaiA, whose protein sequence is MRINIKSTNIELTEAIKSYVEKRMGELDKFLQNIGDAPTDEGQHDPIEIDVEVGKDSNHHNKGDDLYRAEINLAVPGSKHVIRSVSEQWDLYVAVDEAKDDMQRQIKKFKGKKNAQSEKGKRALKRMLRFSRLVKRDDE
- a CDS encoding PHP domain-containing protein, which codes for MRLKTNLHFHTAEDPHDLVGYTLKEGIDHASSLGFEVLAVTCHNYFAWTKEHAEYAEEKGILLIPGIELTIAEEKKLKRNGYRKGYHTLVINADKDAEDIFTFDDLKEYRKKRGGEIAVIAAHPYFYGNFSLKGYLEKYVNLYDAVEHSWYYSRVFNRNKKAMRFALKNELPFVATSDTHYLYNNHMDRNYAYLDTDEKTIEATVNAIKNGDIENVTKPSNTIRDMILLQIWFEISKLVKKRKR
- a CDS encoding DUF1653 domain-containing protein, coding for MEKIKLGKYRHYKGGEYEVVGTARHSETLEELVVYRALYDEGGLWARPLEMFTEEVELDGKKIKRFEFID
- the secA gene encoding preprotein translocase subunit SecA, yielding MSIFKKIVGDPNEKTVKKLEPIVGRVNELEKETEALSVEALATKTEEFKERLQKEETLDDILPEAFAVAREMAKRTLGQRHYDVQILGGIVLHQGKIAEMKTGEGKTLSSTSAIYLNALSGEGVHVITVNDYLAKRDAVWMGQVYAGLGLTVGVITNQGAHVYDEKYASQNTKEDPEELDEERDTLGAFKVEDEYLRPAERRDAYAADITYGTNNEFGFDYLRDNLAQKLEEKVQTRKMPDGSWRGHNFAIIDEIDSILIDEARTPLIISTPDTESTELYKTFAQVVPSLKEEKDYTVDHKLKTVSITEDGIEKIEKSLGVENLYDPAAGGGIRYVHNLEQSLKAHVIFAKDKDYVVREGEVIIVDEFTGRMMPGRRYSEGLHQAIEAKEGVSVQQESRTLASITFQNYFRMYDKLSGMTGTAITSAEEFDRVYELQIVVVPTNKTLVRKEMPDLVFKSEEGKYKALLRDIKERNEKGQPILIGTTSIEKNEYLGRLLQKEGIKHEVLNAKNHEREGSIVAQAGREGAVTVATNMAGRGVDIILGGNPPDVEAANRVKDAGGLHVLGTERHEARRIDDQLRGRAGRQGDPGSSQFYLSLEDELMRVFGGDRIQNIMERFQVPEDQPIENKIVSNAIESAQGKIEGMNFDTRKRLLDYDEVLNKHRETIYKKRDQVLAAEGDETKKVVEGYIEDHLKRMFDYHIGAEYKEQWNIKEISADIEGILPVEGDLAKKLTEVADSVKNPAEARAKVEEFVRGAISNAMRAREEQVGAETMRRAEKWLVLRSIDVLWMDHLDAMNYMRQDVRLRAYAQRDPLVEYKNEGINLYHTLLESIGTQIVTSLFKINIQHDHSHDHTAQRVAQNIVSNKQTTDNSKQSSEGSKPKNAENIGRNDPCPCGSGLKYKKCGLIDAPEHNKHEGSAGGSARIGG
- a CDS encoding non-canonical purine NTP pyrophosphatase, which produces MLYFITSNKNKFEEAKAILDVDMQQLDIDLPELQDIDAHNVIKAKLNEAMRHHEGEFIVDDVSLVFDALGGELPGPFIKWFLQSLGAEGIYDFVNKLDNTKATAKLIVGYANGEDNIHFFEGDVEGNIVKPAGERFGWDPIFQPKGYNKTYAEMPYEEKNKMSHRYLALTKLKEFLQTK